The Trichoplusia ni isolate ovarian cell line Hi5 unplaced genomic scaffold, tn1 tig00003630, whole genome shotgun sequence genomic sequence CTTTCCTCCCTATACTCCCATCTGAATCAGTAACGAATACCGTACTTTATCCCCACCGCCCTCCAAAATGGCTCCGCAATCAATTTGCGTAAACACGTCTTGGAAGACTTGGAACACAGTTCTGAATCATCTCAGCAACTTACCAGATTAAACGAGCTGCCTTTCATAGTTGCTCATTCATAACGAAAAAGGAAACCCTTATATTGAATCAGAACTTAATCACCTAAACAACTGATGAATATCCAACACACCATGACTAGGCAAAAATTTCGTAAGTTGACTAGTTACTTCCAAACAATTTGTGAACAAGAGAAAGTAACAACTCATCCTAAGTTACTGTTATCCGTTTACATTGATATTTTACACTATCTTATGTAACTCTGAACGATTAATTTCTGGGAAATAGAAAAGGCATAATGATTTGAACTTTAACAGCTCGTAAAACAAGCTATCAGCctaatgtttcatatttttaattttaatagtggATGTTCACCCAGTGAAGGTTATCGATCAGGTTGTTATAGTCCTCCTTATCAGAAGCTCGGCCGAACTAACCccaaaaaaactttgaaattgcttaattaaaacttggaaaaaaaacaaaaatatgcatttatttaagtatattaagtatatttatttaagttaactaCACTGTATTAATTTCAGACCCAGCTGCCCAATCTCGAGGAACAGGCTACGCACGAATCCGGCCATCGATACCATTTATAAATGAAGATGTCCATCACGACAACACGATAAATGTATCACCCTGGCAATACAACAATTACAGGGGTATGTAAGACATTATCTCTGCACATTATACTCAAACCGCTGATCTTAAAAGTTGATTATTTTCAAACGGCTTTACAAATTCAAGTACAGAGAAGGACGTCTTTTAAAGGCTTCCTTTCACTATTCTGGACCCACCATTCTTTAAAAACGTGAGATTGAATGCGTTCTCGAATTTGACCTATTTATCCAATGAATATCATGTGAGTAGAAGAggagttatttaatatttcctcCTCTTATTACATATCGATTAGGTACCATTCGAATGCACATCTGTGGTTTCTTGCCCTCGATGATGCCGTTAACTAGCCCTGAAAATAGAGGATTCTTTACAAGACAATGAGATAGTCAGAAGAAAGAAGCTAAAACTATTCAAACACTCCCTGCTGTTCCAGATATTGCTATACCTGTGCTGCCACCATCGCCATACAAGGTAGACTCACCGGACCCAGAATCTCTATGGCCCGAAGGTCTGTTTCTACCGCCGATTAACGCGCCACGTTTTGGGGCAATCAGCAACCGCCGCAGTGAGGTATTGTCAggtaaaatttattgtaaatagaaaattgatatttatgcttccataaaaaaataacaactttctCAGCTTGGatttaattcttgtgttgcgagggttttcaaaacatataaatcacataAACATCACAAGAAGACGCATTTGTGCATTATGAAATGCGGGTATGCCATGTGTGTTTTGGAATCTGCGCCAAAATATACTAATGGTAATAATCACCAAACGTAAACAAGTCTTAGCAAAATACCAAATTGCTAAATTTATAAGAATAGTCCTTTTATTTCACAGAAGCGGAAGGCTATGACCCGTACCTACTAGAGGCGTCTGAGGCAGTCGCAGCTGTCAAGCGAGCGGACGGCCATGGCGTCTATTACTTCCATAATATACCTCACATCGAATCGCTGCTCGCCAACCAAGaactaagaataaaaaacaatttaaaaccaCATCGAATAGCCAGTATACGGCACACGTGGCCTTATAACCGACCGTAGCGAACAAAACCGACGAATAAAACAACACCTTCAATATTgcaattatatatttgtatacagatgtaaaaatactcaataaaagtcattaatattatacaaaggTATTGCT encodes the following:
- the LOC113508001 gene encoding uncharacterized protein LOC113508001 isoform X2; this encodes MAAMTFKSTVSCLFFIIQLAAQVSAGTQFASHVSVNTPARSFTHGVGDPVSSFARRNYNTRQSSSRSLQHPAAQSRGTGYARIRPSIPFINEDVHHDNTINVSPWQYNNYRDIAIPVLPPSPYKVDSPDPESLWPEGLFLPPINAPRFGAISNRRSEKRKAMTRTY
- the LOC113508001 gene encoding uncharacterized protein LOC113508001 isoform X1 — encoded protein: MAAMTFKSTVSCLFFIIQLAAQVSAGTQFASHVSVNTPARSFTHGVGDPVSSFARRNYNTRQSSSRSLQHPAAQSRGTGYARIRPSIPFINEDVHHDNTINVSPWQYNNYRDIAIPVLPPSPYKVDSPDPESLWPEGLFLPPINAPRFGAISNRRSEVLSEAEGYDPYLLEASEAVAAVKRADGHGVYYFHNIPHIESLLANQELRIKNNLKPHRIASIRHTWPYNRP